One Leptospira kanakyensis DNA segment encodes these proteins:
- a CDS encoding precorrin-2 dehydrogenase/sirohydrochlorin ferrochelatase family protein — MNFKKYPIFLNLENKNILIVGGGNACLEKLKGLEFTGAKIHVIAINFSAEVKTFLAKYPNITTEERAVGEEDLNHRDIIFLGTSDSGINQKFRALAKEKGIWVNSVDDPKNCDFYSSSSVSIGPVQFAISTDGKFAGVSSTLRKLFEEIIPEEDHELMETLFEMRRNLKEILPNDKERRLVLKEIVQNLNSRYFHKH, encoded by the coding sequence ATGAATTTCAAAAAATATCCCATCTTCCTCAATTTAGAAAATAAAAATATTCTGATTGTTGGTGGAGGGAATGCTTGTTTAGAAAAACTAAAGGGTCTCGAGTTTACTGGTGCTAAAATCCATGTAATCGCTATCAATTTTAGTGCTGAAGTAAAAACTTTTTTAGCAAAGTATCCAAACATCACCACAGAAGAACGTGCCGTGGGAGAAGAAGATCTAAACCATCGTGATATTATTTTTTTAGGAACAAGTGACTCAGGGATCAATCAAAAGTTCAGAGCTCTCGCCAAAGAAAAAGGGATTTGGGTCAATTCAGTTGATGATCCAAAAAATTGTGATTTTTATTCATCTTCATCCGTATCCATTGGTCCCGTTCAATTTGCAATTTCCACAGATGGAAAGTTTGCAGGGGTGTCATCTACCCTTCGCAAACTTTTTGAAGAAATCATCCCCGAAGAAGACCATGAACTCATGGAAACACTTTTTGAAATGCGAAGAAACTTAAAAGAAATCCTTCCTAATGATAAAGAAAGAAGACTTGTTTTAAAAGAAATTGTTCAAAACTTAAACTCAAGATACTTTCACAAACACTAA